A section of the Paenibacillus aurantius genome encodes:
- a CDS encoding DedA family protein, with amino-acid sequence MEQRILGYLARLGYPGIFASMMLGLIGLPIPDEVLMAFTGYLVYRGDLIYLPALLSASAGAISGVSFSYWIGRRFGTPLLEKYGARIGLTEEKLRRTEKWFTRFGRYAVTLSYFIPGVRHLSAYSAGISGWPYRTFLAYAAPGGLVWAFVFVTLGRMAGRSWLTFSHTMHHYLLYIGYGAAAAALVGWRLYKRRREEA; translated from the coding sequence ATGGAACAGCGGATCCTGGGTTACCTGGCGCGTCTCGGGTATCCCGGAATATTTGCCTCTATGATGCTCGGACTCATCGGCCTCCCCATCCCCGACGAAGTGCTGATGGCCTTTACCGGCTACCTGGTCTATCGGGGAGACCTGATTTATCTGCCCGCACTCCTCTCGGCATCGGCCGGAGCCATAAGCGGCGTTTCGTTCAGCTACTGGATCGGCCGGCGGTTCGGAACTCCTCTGTTGGAGAAGTATGGCGCCCGGATCGGGCTGACGGAGGAGAAACTACGGCGTACCGAGAAGTGGTTCACCCGGTTCGGCCGGTATGCCGTGACGCTTTCCTACTTCATCCCGGGCGTTAGGCACTTGAGCGCCTACTCGGCCGGGATCAGCGGCTGGCCTTACCGGACCTTTCTCGCGTATGCGGCTCCGGGTGGACTTGTCTGGGCCTTCGTCTTCGTCACCCTGGGGCGAATGGCCGGCAGATCTTGGCTCACTTTCTCCCACACCATGCATCATTATCTGCTCTATATCGGATACGGGGCAGCCGCCGCGGCGCTGGTGGGATGGCGGCTTTATAAGCGCCGGAGGGAAGAAGCCTAG
- the trpS gene encoding tryptophan--tRNA ligase: MKERLLSGDRVTGKLHLGHYAGSLKNRVELQYRYDTFLLLADVQALTTHYDRPQLIGEHLRHVALDYLAAGMDPEHATFFVQSLVPEIAELTVYFSMFVTVNSLRHNPTVKAEAAERGYTQLYYGFLGYPVSQAADIAFCKATLVPVGEDQLPHMEQTRRIIRRFHELYRPVFPEPQALVGDFPRLPGLDGRGKMSKSLGNAIALDASSGEVSEKLKKAKTDPARIRRDDPGHPEICPVFAYHEAFRPEGAAEIRRTCSAGTISCTACKEKIGSSLNRLLDPMRERRAAFASQPKRVDELLLEGTARARAIAAETMLEVREAMGLAYFGGDRR, from the coding sequence ATGAAAGAACGTTTGCTGTCCGGCGACCGGGTGACGGGCAAGCTGCATCTCGGCCACTACGCCGGGAGCCTCAAAAATCGCGTCGAGCTTCAGTACCGCTATGACACTTTCCTGCTGCTGGCCGACGTGCAGGCGCTGACCACGCACTATGACCGCCCCCAGTTGATCGGGGAGCATTTGCGCCATGTGGCGCTGGACTACCTGGCCGCCGGAATGGATCCGGAGCACGCTACCTTCTTCGTCCAATCCCTTGTTCCCGAGATTGCGGAGCTGACCGTCTACTTCTCCATGTTCGTCACGGTCAACTCCCTGCGCCACAATCCGACGGTCAAGGCGGAGGCGGCGGAGCGGGGCTACACCCAGCTCTATTACGGCTTCCTCGGGTATCCCGTCAGCCAGGCGGCCGATATCGCCTTCTGCAAGGCGACGCTGGTTCCCGTCGGGGAGGACCAGCTCCCGCACATGGAGCAGACCCGGCGGATCATCCGGCGCTTCCACGAGCTCTACCGCCCCGTTTTCCCGGAGCCGCAAGCGCTGGTCGGCGATTTCCCCCGGCTCCCCGGGCTGGACGGCCGCGGCAAGATGAGCAAGAGCCTGGGCAATGCCATCGCGCTCGATGCGTCCTCCGGGGAAGTGAGCGAGAAGCTGAAGAAGGCGAAGACCGATCCCGCCCGCATCCGCCGGGACGATCCCGGCCATCCCGAAATCTGCCCCGTCTTCGCCTACCACGAGGCCTTCCGTCCGGAAGGGGCGGCGGAGATTCGCCGGACCTGCTCGGCCGGAACCATTAGCTGCACCGCCTGCAAGGAGAAGATCGGCTCGAGCCTTAACCGCCTGCTGGACCCTATGAGAGAGCGCCGTGCCGCTTTTGCTTCCCAGCCGAAGAGGGTCGACGAGCTTCTGCTCGAGGGTACGGCCCGGGCGAGAGCAATCGCCGCCGAAACCATGCTTGAGGTAAGGGAAGCCATGGGGCTCGCTTATTTCGGCGGAGACCGGCGATAG
- the zwf gene encoding glucose-6-phosphate dehydrogenase: MSEMRMDGVREQGVVIFLFGATGDLASRKLYPAIYSMYREGKLSDKFAVVGLARRPRTNEQFRDDVFQSIQEFARHKAGADDPEWIRFAEHFEYMPLDIHNVDGFRRLSETASRLEGQFGIAGNRLFYLALAPDLFGSVAQNLLEGGVLECSGWHRLVIEKPFGFDLPSAEKLNAELQSVFTEKEIYRIDHYLGKEMVQNINVVRFANTLFEPLWNNKYIANIQITLSETVGVEDRGGYYDHSGALRDMAQNHMLQMVTMMAMEAPSRLHPEDIRDEKVKVLRSLRGFSTSEEVSQNVVRGQYTAGTVKGQEKPGYRSEDSVNPDSVTETYFAAKVFVDNFRWAGVPFYIRTGKRLPVKTTEVVVEFKSIPDNVYLAKNKRLQPNLLVFRVHPLEGIYLKINAKEPGSDETIIPVAMDFCQSCQVGINTPEAYERLLFDAVRGDSTHFTRWDEVALAWQYVDRIKAAWNEGADDLRLYPAGSWGPKESHELLERDGFHWWPINGQEEGEVVWVTNRTE, from the coding sequence ATGAGCGAAATGAGAATGGACGGCGTACGCGAGCAGGGTGTGGTCATCTTCCTGTTCGGGGCGACCGGTGACCTGGCGAGCCGCAAGCTCTACCCAGCCATATACAGCATGTACCGCGAAGGGAAGCTGTCCGACAAGTTTGCCGTAGTCGGACTGGCGAGGCGCCCGCGCACCAACGAACAGTTCCGCGACGACGTGTTTCAGTCGATTCAGGAATTTGCCCGCCACAAAGCGGGTGCGGATGATCCGGAGTGGATCCGGTTTGCCGAACACTTCGAATACATGCCGCTCGACATTCACAATGTCGACGGCTTCCGCCGGCTCAGTGAGACGGCGTCCCGGCTGGAAGGGCAGTTCGGCATCGCGGGCAACCGCTTGTTCTATTTGGCCCTTGCTCCGGATCTGTTCGGCAGTGTGGCCCAGAATCTCCTCGAGGGCGGGGTGCTCGAGTGCTCCGGCTGGCACCGGTTGGTGATCGAGAAGCCGTTTGGCTTCGATCTGCCTTCGGCCGAGAAGCTGAACGCGGAGCTTCAGAGCGTGTTCACGGAGAAGGAAATTTACCGCATCGACCATTACCTGGGCAAGGAAATGGTGCAGAACATCAACGTGGTACGCTTTGCCAACACGCTCTTCGAGCCGCTGTGGAACAACAAATACATCGCCAACATCCAGATCACGCTGAGCGAGACGGTGGGTGTGGAGGACCGCGGCGGCTATTACGACCATTCCGGGGCGCTGCGGGACATGGCCCAGAACCACATGCTGCAGATGGTCACCATGATGGCGATGGAAGCGCCGAGCCGGCTGCATCCGGAAGACATCCGTGACGAGAAGGTTAAGGTTCTCCGCTCGCTTCGGGGCTTCTCGACCTCCGAGGAAGTCAGCCAGAATGTAGTCCGGGGCCAATATACGGCCGGCACGGTGAAAGGGCAGGAGAAGCCGGGCTACCGCTCGGAGGATTCCGTGAACCCCGATTCGGTGACGGAGACGTATTTTGCCGCGAAGGTGTTCGTGGATAACTTCCGCTGGGCGGGCGTTCCGTTCTATATCCGGACGGGCAAGCGGCTCCCGGTCAAGACCACCGAGGTGGTCGTGGAGTTCAAGAGCATTCCGGACAACGTCTACCTGGCCAAAAACAAACGGCTTCAGCCGAATCTGCTGGTCTTCCGGGTGCACCCTCTGGAAGGGATCTACCTGAAGATCAACGCCAAGGAGCCGGGATCGGACGAGACCATCATCCCGGTGGCGATGGATTTCTGCCAGAGCTGCCAGGTCGGCATCAACACGCCGGAGGCCTACGAGCGGCTGCTGTTCGACGCGGTCCGCGGCGATTCCACGCACTTCACCCGCTGGGACGAGGTGGCCTTGGCCTGGCAGTATGTCGACCGGATCAAGGCCGCCTGGAACGAAGGGGCTGATGACCTGCGGCTCTATCCGGCCGGCTCGTGGGGGCCGAAGGAGTCTCACGAGCTGCTTGAACGGGACGGCTTTCATTGGTGGCCGATCAACGGCCAAGAGGAAGGCGAGGTCGTCTGGGTGACGAACCGGACCGAGTAA
- a CDS encoding cytochrome c oxidase subunit II: protein MHIHRLEKIWLAFGMAMLAVFLLVIGVSAFAMGMAPPTSHAHDHKIDPAQVKTTAPFDKPGLRQTGDHEYEAVMTAFTFGYSPNRMEVPAGSTVHFTITSSDVVHGFEIPGTNVNMMILPGEINHATYTFTKPGEYLVLCNEYCGAAHEWMKTVIVVK from the coding sequence ATGCACATTCACCGATTGGAAAAAATTTGGCTCGCGTTCGGCATGGCCATGCTGGCCGTCTTCCTGCTTGTGATCGGAGTGTCCGCCTTCGCCATGGGCATGGCGCCGCCGACGAGCCACGCCCACGATCACAAGATCGATCCGGCCCAAGTGAAGACAACCGCTCCCTTTGACAAGCCGGGCCTCCGCCAGACGGGAGATCACGAGTACGAGGCGGTCATGACGGCCTTCACCTTCGGGTATTCCCCGAACCGGATGGAGGTTCCGGCAGGGTCCACGGTTCATTTTACGATCACGAGCTCGGATGTCGTTCATGGCTTCGAAATTCCGGGGACTAACGTCAACATGATGATCCTGCCCGGAGAGATCAACCATGCGACCTACACCTTCACGAAGCCGGGCGAGTACCTGGTGCTTTGCAACGAGTACTGCGGCGCGGCCCACGAATGGATGAAGACGGTTATCGTCGTGAAGTAA
- a CDS encoding b(o/a)3-type cytochrome-c oxidase subunit 1, whose amino-acid sequence MDPIQPQNASAKPFDRRDGGLVLAHILFAFGALLLGGIAGVLQGMVRGGVLTLPAGIGYYQLLTAHGVLMALIFTTFFIIGFLYSGLSHTTGGSLLSVVRRGAWAGFGLMAFGTVLGTILILLNKATVLYTFYAPMKASPYFYVALVFVVVGSWISGWGVFYQYRYWKKTHSGKLTPLFAFMAVITMLLWQVATLGVAAEVLLQLIPWSFGWVETVNVLLSRTLFWYFGHPLVYFWLLPTYICWYVIIPKLIGGRIYSDALARLSFLLLFLFSIPVGFHHQLMEPGISSEWKFLQVILTFMVVVPSLMTAFSLFATFELSGRAKGATGLFGWVKTLPWKDVRFFAPFMGMLVFIPAGAGGLINASNQMDAVVHNTLWVTGHFHLTVATSVALTFFGIAYWLLPVVTNRVLTPRINKLGLIQTILWCVGMFFMSGSMHTVGLLGSPRRTAYTTYDNHPDAVLWMPYHVAMAIGGMILFAAVLLMIYNLLALLKAPKGHTDYPIGEPMEPEAATPRILERWSLWLGITVVLILIAYTIPVMEMIQGGGPGSTGYKTW is encoded by the coding sequence ATGGATCCTATTCAACCGCAAAATGCTTCCGCCAAGCCCTTCGACCGCCGTGACGGCGGGCTGGTGCTGGCCCACATCCTGTTCGCCTTCGGGGCACTTCTCTTGGGAGGAATCGCCGGCGTCCTTCAAGGGATGGTCAGGGGAGGGGTGCTGACGCTGCCGGCGGGCATCGGCTATTACCAGCTTCTGACCGCCCACGGGGTGCTGATGGCGCTTATTTTCACCACCTTCTTCATCATCGGCTTCCTGTACTCCGGCCTGTCGCACACGACGGGCGGCAGCCTGCTGTCCGTTGTCCGCAGAGGAGCCTGGGCCGGCTTCGGCCTGATGGCGTTCGGAACGGTGCTCGGCACCATCCTGATCCTGCTTAACAAGGCGACGGTCCTGTACACCTTCTATGCTCCGATGAAGGCTTCCCCTTACTTCTATGTCGCCCTCGTGTTCGTCGTCGTGGGCAGCTGGATCAGCGGCTGGGGCGTCTTTTACCAGTACCGCTATTGGAAGAAAACCCATTCGGGCAAGCTCACTCCCTTGTTCGCTTTCATGGCCGTCATCACCATGCTGCTGTGGCAGGTAGCGACCCTCGGCGTCGCGGCGGAGGTGCTGCTCCAACTCATTCCGTGGTCGTTCGGCTGGGTGGAGACGGTCAATGTTCTCTTAAGCCGCACGCTGTTCTGGTACTTCGGCCATCCGCTCGTCTACTTCTGGCTGCTGCCGACCTATATTTGCTGGTACGTCATCATCCCGAAGCTCATCGGGGGGCGGATCTACAGCGACGCGCTGGCCCGCTTGTCGTTTCTCCTGCTGTTTCTGTTCTCGATCCCGGTCGGTTTCCATCACCAGCTTATGGAGCCCGGCATCTCATCCGAATGGAAGTTTCTCCAGGTCATCCTCACCTTTATGGTCGTCGTTCCGTCGCTCATGACGGCGTTCTCGCTCTTCGCTACCTTTGAGCTGAGCGGCCGGGCCAAGGGAGCCACAGGCTTGTTCGGCTGGGTCAAAACGCTTCCCTGGAAGGACGTCCGCTTCTTTGCCCCGTTCATGGGCATGCTCGTCTTCATCCCGGCAGGCGCCGGCGGGCTGATCAATGCGAGCAACCAGATGGATGCCGTCGTTCACAACACCCTCTGGGTGACGGGGCATTTCCATCTGACGGTGGCGACGAGTGTAGCCCTAACCTTTTTTGGAATCGCCTATTGGCTCCTTCCCGTCGTGACGAACCGGGTGCTGACGCCGCGGATTAACAAGCTGGGGCTTATTCAGACGATCCTCTGGTGCGTGGGAATGTTCTTCATGTCGGGGTCGATGCATACGGTCGGGCTGCTCGGGTCCCCCCGGCGCACGGCGTACACGACCTATGACAACCACCCGGACGCCGTTCTGTGGATGCCTTACCACGTGGCGATGGCGATCGGAGGCATGATTCTTTTTGCCGCCGTGCTCCTCATGATTTATAACCTCTTGGCTCTCCTCAAGGCCCCAAAGGGCCATACGGATTATCCGATCGGCGAGCCGATGGAGCCGGAAGCGGCCACTCCGCGCATTCTGGAACGGTGGAGCCTGTGGCTCGGCATCACGGTGGTGCTCATCCTGATCGCTTACACCATTCCCGTCATGGAGATGATCCAAGGGGGCGGTCCCGGATCGACGGGCTACAAGACGTGGTAG
- a CDS encoding zinc-dependent alcohol dehydrogenase — protein MKAVTYQGTQSIEVKNVADPRIEKKDDIIVRVTTTAICGSDLHIYHGEIPGMHGDYVIGHEPMGIVEDVGPDVTRVQKGDRVVIPFNVSCGQCFFCRHEMESQCDHANDTKDTGGYLGYSDSYGGWPGGQAELLRVPYGNFMPFVVPEDAEMEDEKLLFLSDILPTAYWGVENAGVKPGDTVIVLGCGPVGLLTQKFAWQKGARRVIAVDHVGYRLEHAKRTNNVEIFNFEEQKGIEGHLKEITGGGADVVIDCVGMDAKKSVMEKVQTKLKLQGGSLSAIDLAVDVVRKFGTIQLIGVYGLKYNMFPLGRLFERNITLKSGQAPVIHYMPELYNQIKNGQIDPTDIITHRLPIGEAAHAYQVFDDKQEDCIKVVLKP, from the coding sequence ATGAAAGCTGTTACCTACCAAGGAACTCAATCGATTGAAGTCAAAAATGTGGCGGATCCCCGGATCGAGAAGAAGGATGATATCATTGTCCGGGTGACCACCACAGCGATCTGCGGATCGGACCTGCATATTTATCACGGCGAGATCCCCGGCATGCACGGCGATTATGTCATCGGCCACGAGCCGATGGGCATCGTTGAGGATGTCGGGCCGGACGTGACCCGGGTCCAAAAGGGAGACCGTGTCGTCATCCCGTTCAACGTTTCCTGCGGCCAATGCTTCTTCTGCCGGCATGAGATGGAGAGCCAGTGCGACCACGCCAACGATACGAAGGACACGGGCGGGTACCTGGGCTACTCCGACAGTTACGGAGGCTGGCCGGGCGGTCAAGCCGAGCTCCTGCGCGTGCCTTACGGCAACTTCATGCCGTTCGTCGTGCCGGAGGATGCCGAGATGGAGGATGAGAAGCTTCTCTTTCTTTCCGACATTCTGCCAACCGCTTACTGGGGCGTAGAGAATGCCGGCGTTAAGCCGGGGGATACCGTGATCGTGCTCGGCTGCGGGCCGGTGGGCCTGCTGACGCAGAAGTTCGCCTGGCAGAAGGGAGCAAGACGCGTCATCGCCGTCGATCATGTGGGCTACCGGCTGGAGCACGCGAAGCGGACCAATAACGTAGAGATCTTTAACTTTGAGGAGCAGAAGGGGATCGAAGGCCATTTGAAGGAAATTACCGGCGGTGGAGCCGACGTGGTCATTGACTGCGTGGGGATGGATGCCAAGAAGTCGGTCATGGAGAAGGTGCAGACGAAGCTGAAGCTTCAAGGAGGCTCCTTAAGCGCCATTGACCTGGCGGTGGACGTCGTCCGCAAGTTCGGCACCATCCAGCTGATCGGGGTGTACGGCCTGAAATACAACATGTTTCCGCTCGGCCGTCTGTTTGAGCGCAACATTACGCTGAAGTCCGGACAGGCCCCGGTTATCCATTACATGCCCGAGCTGTACAACCAGATCAAGAACGGGCAGATCGACCCGACGGACATCATCACACACCGCCTGCCGATCGGGGAAGCGGCTCATGCGTATCAAGTGTTCGACGACAAGCAGGAGGACTGCATTAAGGTTGTTCTGAAGCCTTAA
- the arfA gene encoding arabinosylfuranosidase ArfA produces MTLTGKATLTVDKSFRLGEIDNRLYGSFIEHLGRAVYGGIYEPGHAAADESGFRKDVIDLVNELQVPIVRYPGGNFVSGYNWEDGVGPREQRKKRLDLAWKTLETNAVGTNEFADWCRKVNAEVMMAVNLGTRGPDEARNLVEYCNHPSGTYWSDLRISHGYEKPHGIRTWCLGNEMDGPWQIGSKTAEEYGRIACETAKVMKWVDPTIELVACGSSSRSMKTFPEWEATVLDHTYEHVEYISLHTYYGNRDNDTPNFVARSLDMDSFIRTVISTCDYIKAKKRSKKTINLSFDEWNVWFHSNDQDKKIAPWTEAPPLLEDEYTFEDAILVGCMLITMINHADRLKMACIAQLVNVIAPIMTANGGEAWRQTIFFPYRDASVYGRGVALQPIVSSPKYDSKDFTDVPYLESAVVYNEEAGELTLFAVNRSLDGKLPLEADLRSFGGLKVIEHLVYENQDPKAANTRENPDNAIPHQGGNASVDGGRLTAELPAFSWNVIRLSVVQ; encoded by the coding sequence ATGACGCTAACCGGTAAAGCCACCCTGACCGTGGACAAATCTTTCCGACTTGGGGAAATTGACAACCGCTTGTACGGCTCGTTTATCGAGCATCTGGGACGGGCGGTTTACGGCGGAATTTACGAGCCCGGTCATGCGGCCGCGGATGAAAGCGGTTTTAGGAAGGATGTCATCGATCTCGTGAACGAGCTCCAGGTTCCGATCGTCCGTTACCCGGGAGGGAATTTCGTCTCCGGCTACAATTGGGAGGACGGGGTAGGCCCTAGGGAGCAGCGCAAGAAGCGGCTCGACCTCGCCTGGAAAACGCTCGAGACGAACGCGGTCGGCACGAACGAATTCGCTGACTGGTGCCGCAAGGTGAACGCCGAGGTGATGATGGCGGTTAACCTGGGCACCCGCGGTCCCGACGAGGCCCGCAATCTGGTGGAATACTGCAACCATCCCTCCGGCACCTACTGGAGCGACCTGCGGATCTCCCACGGCTACGAGAAGCCGCACGGCATCCGTACCTGGTGCCTTGGCAACGAGATGGACGGCCCCTGGCAGATCGGCAGCAAGACGGCCGAGGAATACGGCCGCATAGCCTGCGAAACGGCCAAGGTGATGAAATGGGTCGATCCGACGATCGAGCTCGTCGCCTGCGGGAGCTCCAGCCGGTCCATGAAGACCTTCCCCGAGTGGGAAGCGACGGTCCTGGACCACACGTACGAACACGTTGAGTATATTTCCCTCCATACCTATTACGGGAACCGGGACAACGACACCCCGAACTTCGTCGCCCGCTCTCTCGACATGGACAGCTTCATCCGTACTGTCATCTCCACCTGCGACTATATCAAGGCCAAGAAACGCAGCAAGAAAACGATCAACCTGTCCTTCGACGAATGGAACGTGTGGTTTCACTCGAATGACCAGGACAAGAAGATCGCTCCATGGACGGAAGCGCCTCCTCTCCTGGAAGACGAGTATACCTTCGAGGACGCCATCCTTGTCGGCTGCATGCTGATCACGATGATCAATCATGCCGACCGCCTGAAGATGGCCTGCATCGCCCAGCTGGTCAATGTCATCGCCCCGATTATGACCGCAAACGGCGGCGAGGCCTGGAGGCAGACGATCTTCTTCCCGTACCGGGACGCCTCCGTCTACGGCCGGGGAGTCGCGCTGCAGCCAATCGTCTCCTCGCCTAAATACGATTCCAAGGATTTTACCGATGTTCCCTACCTGGAGTCGGCCGTCGTCTACAACGAGGAAGCCGGGGAGCTCACGCTATTCGCCGTCAACCGCAGCCTGGATGGAAAGCTTCCTCTCGAAGCCGATCTGCGGAGCTTCGGCGGGCTGAAGGTCATCGAACACCTGGTTTACGAAAACCAAGATCCGAAAGCGGCCAATACCCGGGAGAATCCGGACAACGCGATTCCCCATCAAGGCGGCAATGCTTCCGTGGACGGCGGCCGCCTGACCGCCGAGCTGCCTGCCTTCTCCTGGAACGTCATCCGGCTGTCGGTCGTTCAGTAA
- a CDS encoding ArsR/SmtB family transcription factor — translation MKITAAEEWLPVYEALASRVRLRMIELLSVKEHNVKELAESLGLSSAIMSMHVRKLEQAGLIVAEPRRSGGGNQKVCRLAVNRLEVAFPAGRGLERPFVEATVPVGHYTDFDIRPTCGLATTAKMIGQFDDPRYFYEPERVNAGILWFGQGFVEYKIPNYLLASQLPEELELSFELGSEAPGINEQWPSDITFSINGKEIGTWTSPGDFGGQRGACTPEWWPANINQYGFLKILRVTNEGTFLDGEELSKVKIAELEPGLKQWTLRFEVKPNARHVGGLTLFGRGFGNYGRDIGLKVFYRER, via the coding sequence ATGAAGATTACCGCAGCGGAGGAATGGCTTCCGGTATACGAAGCGCTGGCGAGCCGGGTCCGGCTTAGAATGATCGAGCTGCTCTCGGTTAAGGAGCACAACGTCAAGGAATTGGCGGAGAGCCTGGGCTTAAGCAGTGCGATCATGTCCATGCACGTCCGGAAGCTGGAGCAGGCCGGCTTGATCGTGGCGGAACCGAGAAGGTCCGGCGGAGGCAACCAGAAGGTTTGCCGGCTCGCCGTGAACCGGCTGGAGGTGGCTTTCCCGGCTGGGCGCGGGCTCGAAAGGCCGTTCGTGGAGGCGACGGTTCCCGTCGGCCATTATACCGACTTCGACATCCGGCCGACATGCGGATTGGCAACGACGGCCAAGATGATCGGCCAGTTCGACGATCCCCGTTATTTCTATGAGCCGGAAAGAGTCAACGCCGGCATTCTCTGGTTCGGCCAGGGCTTCGTCGAATACAAGATTCCGAATTATTTGCTGGCGAGCCAGCTTCCCGAGGAACTGGAGCTGTCCTTCGAGCTCGGCTCCGAAGCGCCGGGCATTAACGAGCAGTGGCCTTCGGACATCACCTTCTCCATCAACGGGAAGGAGATCGGCACGTGGACAAGCCCGGGAGACTTCGGAGGACAGCGGGGAGCCTGCACGCCGGAATGGTGGCCGGCCAACATTAATCAATACGGCTTCCTCAAAATTCTCCGGGTGACGAACGAGGGAACCTTTCTCGACGGAGAGGAGCTGTCCAAGGTGAAGATCGCCGAGCTTGAGCCCGGCCTTAAGCAGTGGACGCTGAGGTTCGAGGTGAAGCCGAACGCCAGGCATGTGGGAGGGCTCACCCTGTTCGGCCGGGGATTCGGCAATTACGGCCGGGACATCGGGCTTAAGGTTTTTTACCGGGAACGGTAG
- a CDS encoding metallophosphoesterase family protein has translation MDRRAFLRWLLGTAAAGAIGLTGLWRFARPVTAPEGESVAAAATAEPSPGRQAFIGAAETGGALLSFAILSDLHINPDLPERAQHLRHAFDDLKAFETRVEAVIMTGDQTDYGRDRDYKELAGVMKKYKLPPVYANMGNHDYYNIWMDKSDNFSRETMPNGKTDEGSRRAFQQFFEVEKPYSEGQVNGFTFLMMSQEAYVQEKPEVSEGCWYSEEQLKWLEAKLAGQEKGRPVFVMIHQPLPEAGSDGGAHRVIPAKRFRAILKGHPNVFVFSGHTHQDFKNGQPHYVKESFHWFQNSSVGRVLNRQFQNDRENEAQGLYVQVFEDKVVVRAREFTSRSWIAGSEWKVALRKA, from the coding sequence ATGGACAGACGCGCTTTTTTGCGCTGGCTGCTGGGAACGGCAGCGGCCGGGGCGATCGGCTTAACGGGATTATGGAGATTCGCCCGGCCGGTTACCGCCCCGGAAGGCGAGAGTGTGGCAGCCGCCGCGACGGCAGAGCCATCCCCCGGTCGGCAGGCCTTCATTGGGGCTGCGGAGACGGGCGGGGCTCTGCTGTCTTTTGCGATATTGAGCGATCTTCATATCAATCCCGATCTGCCGGAACGGGCGCAGCATCTCCGCCATGCCTTCGATGACCTTAAGGCATTCGAAACGCGGGTCGAAGCGGTCATTATGACCGGAGATCAGACGGATTACGGGCGGGACCGGGATTACAAGGAGCTCGCCGGAGTAATGAAGAAATACAAGCTTCCTCCGGTTTACGCGAACATGGGGAACCACGATTACTATAATATCTGGATGGACAAATCGGATAATTTCAGCCGGGAGACGATGCCGAACGGCAAGACGGACGAAGGCTCGCGCCGGGCTTTCCAGCAATTTTTCGAGGTGGAGAAGCCTTACAGCGAAGGACAAGTGAACGGGTTCACGTTCCTCATGATGTCACAGGAGGCTTACGTTCAGGAGAAGCCGGAGGTCAGCGAGGGCTGCTGGTATTCGGAGGAGCAGCTGAAGTGGCTCGAGGCTAAGCTTGCCGGGCAGGAGAAAGGGCGTCCGGTGTTCGTTATGATTCATCAGCCGCTGCCCGAAGCCGGCAGTGACGGAGGGGCGCACCGGGTCATTCCGGCGAAGCGGTTCCGCGCCATTCTGAAGGGGCACCCGAATGTCTTCGTGTTCTCCGGCCATACCCATCAGGATTTCAAGAACGGCCAGCCTCACTATGTAAAAGAAAGCTTCCATTGGTTCCAGAACTCGTCCGTCGGACGGGTGCTGAACCGGCAATTCCAGAACGACCGCGAGAACGAAGCCCAGGGGCTGTACGTCCAGGTTTTTGAAGATAAGGTCGTCGTCCGCGCCAGGGAGTTCACCTCCCGTTCCTGGATTGCAGGCTCCGAATGGAAGGTGGCGCTCCGAAAGGCGTAG